A single region of the Hoeflea prorocentri genome encodes:
- a CDS encoding carboxymuconolactone decarboxylase family protein, with protein sequence MDKERFEKGLSQRKATLGAEYVERNLEAADEFTRPFQEAMTEWCWGFGWGDETIDPKTRSMMNLAMIGALGKMHEWEIHCRGARNNGVSLEEIRAIIHVVGIYCGVPQALECFRIARKVLEEEGAL encoded by the coding sequence ATGGACAAGGAACGGTTTGAAAAGGGTCTTTCGCAGCGCAAGGCCACACTGGGCGCGGAGTATGTTGAGCGCAATCTTGAAGCCGCCGACGAGTTTACCCGGCCTTTTCAGGAGGCCATGACAGAGTGGTGCTGGGGCTTTGGCTGGGGCGACGAGACGATCGACCCGAAGACACGTTCGATGATGAACCTCGCGATGATCGGCGCGCTCGGCAAGATGCATGAATGGGAAATTCACTGCCGTGGAGCCCGCAACAACGGGGTGTCGCTGGAAGAGATAAGAGCGATCATCCACGTGGTCGGCATCTATTGCGGTGTACCGCAGGCGCTGGAGTGTTTTCGTATCGCCCGCAAAGTGCTCGAGGAGGAGGGCGCGCTATAG
- a CDS encoding aldehyde dehydrogenase family protein, which translates to MADSRPYWQNYINGAFVDGGAGRLAVNDPATGDTIAEQALADVYDIDRAVGAARQCHESGALSDLRPVERGRMVRAMGDHLLERIDEIAPVLTKESGKPLWEARLEIEGAARYFEYYGNQAETVEGRSIPLGAGYFDFTVHEPLGVSAQIIPWNYPLEMTARSLSAALATGNACIVKPPELDPLTNGFMAQAAEAAGFPAGAVNIVCGHGKEAGAALAAHPDINQVVFTGSVPTGISIARSAAENIVPCVLELGGKSAAIVHDDADIDAFMDDVRWGIYFNAGQVCSAMSRVIAHRSIARRLTEAIVVLADSISVGDGMNRADFGPNMGAMISERQRERAVGMCADAERQGATLATGGHALNRPGYFMQPTVITDVSPEMDIARNEVFGPVLSILEFSDDDEAIAIANNTPYGLVGGVFTADLDRATRAAAGLRAGQVFVNEWYAGGVETPFGGYGKSGYGREKGRESLWNYVQTKNIAIRLKGNG; encoded by the coding sequence ATGGCTGACAGTCGCCCCTACTGGCAAAACTATATAAATGGCGCGTTTGTCGACGGTGGGGCCGGGCGGCTTGCCGTGAATGATCCGGCAACAGGCGATACCATTGCAGAACAGGCGCTTGCTGATGTCTACGATATCGATCGGGCCGTCGGGGCAGCAAGACAATGCCATGAAAGCGGCGCGCTCAGCGATCTGAGACCAGTGGAGCGCGGCCGGATGGTGCGCGCCATGGGCGATCACCTACTTGAGAGGATCGACGAGATTGCACCGGTTCTTACAAAGGAATCCGGCAAGCCGCTTTGGGAAGCGCGCCTCGAAATCGAGGGAGCGGCCCGCTATTTCGAGTATTACGGCAACCAGGCCGAAACGGTTGAGGGTCGTTCGATCCCGCTGGGCGCCGGCTATTTCGATTTCACCGTCCACGAACCACTTGGCGTGTCGGCACAGATCATCCCGTGGAACTACCCGCTGGAGATGACCGCACGATCGCTGTCGGCAGCGCTTGCCACAGGGAACGCCTGCATCGTCAAGCCGCCGGAACTTGATCCGCTCACAAACGGCTTCATGGCCCAGGCGGCTGAGGCGGCGGGGTTTCCCGCCGGTGCCGTGAACATCGTCTGCGGACATGGAAAGGAGGCCGGAGCGGCGCTCGCGGCCCATCCGGATATCAACCAGGTCGTTTTCACCGGTTCCGTGCCCACTGGTATTTCAATTGCCCGCTCGGCAGCTGAAAATATCGTCCCCTGCGTTCTCGAACTGGGTGGCAAATCGGCAGCGATCGTCCATGACGACGCCGACATCGATGCCTTCATGGACGATGTGCGTTGGGGCATTTATTTCAATGCCGGCCAGGTCTGCTCCGCAATGTCTCGGGTGATTGCCCATCGTAGCATCGCCAGAAGGCTCACCGAAGCCATTGTGGTGCTAGCTGACAGCATCTCGGTGGGCGACGGCATGAACCGGGCCGATTTCGGGCCCAATATGGGGGCGATGATTTCCGAGCGGCAACGCGAACGGGCGGTTGGAATGTGCGCCGATGCCGAGCGCCAGGGCGCAACCCTGGCAACCGGCGGCCATGCACTGAACCGGCCAGGTTATTTCATGCAGCCAACTGTGATCACCGACGTTTCCCCTGAAATGGACATTGCCCGTAACGAGGTTTTCGGACCGGTTTTGTCGATTCTGGAATTCAGCGACGATGACGAGGCCATCGCCATTGCCAACAACACGCCCTACGGTCTCGTCGGCGGCGTCTTCACCGCCGACCTCGACCGGGCAACCCGCGCGGCCGCCGGGTTGCGGGCCGGGCAGGTCTTCGTCAACGAATGGTATGCGGGTGGGGTGGAAACACCGTTCGGCGGCTACGGCAAATCGGGTTATGGGCGAGAAAAGGGACGCGAATCGCTTTGGAACTACGTACAGACAAAGAATATCGCGATCAGGCTCAAGGGGAACGGCTAG
- a CDS encoding aromatic ring-hydroxylating oxygenase subunit alpha — MNAPVNMIRTLDARYYTDPDIFRAECQGLLARTWQFAGHASALKKPGDFITCDIAGESLFCIRGRDGEIRGYYNVCQHRAHRLVSGQGNAPLIVCPYHAWTYELTGELRSGPNIKSVPGFDRTKICLTSVSVEEFCGFLFVNLDPDARPMDEWFPGAREELAAFVPHYGELEPLEWVEIPENCNWKVSVENYSECYHCKINHHTFANGVIKPETYDIQPQGYCLRHTTQCQNLEKMTYSVDLSANDHAGDYSSWFLWPMFSFQVYPGNVLNTYHWRAIDSEHVIVWRGWYTKGGEDSDVIRQLAVQDRQTTVEEDIHLVEAVHKGLKSRGYKPGPLVLDPASGVNSEHSIHVLQQWMREAADG; from the coding sequence ATGAATGCGCCTGTCAACATGATCCGAACGCTTGATGCGCGCTACTACACAGATCCCGACATATTCCGTGCGGAATGCCAGGGGCTGCTTGCCCGCACATGGCAGTTTGCCGGCCATGCCTCTGCACTCAAAAAACCCGGTGACTTCATCACCTGCGACATCGCCGGCGAAAGCCTGTTCTGCATTCGCGGCCGCGATGGTGAAATTCGCGGCTACTACAATGTCTGCCAGCATCGCGCCCACAGGCTTGTCAGCGGGCAGGGCAACGCGCCGCTGATTGTTTGTCCGTACCATGCTTGGACCTATGAACTGACGGGCGAATTGCGCTCGGGCCCGAATATCAAGTCCGTCCCCGGTTTCGACCGGACAAAAATCTGCCTGACCTCCGTGTCCGTTGAGGAGTTCTGCGGATTTCTCTTTGTCAACCTGGACCCGGACGCCCGGCCGATGGACGAGTGGTTTCCCGGCGCACGCGAGGAACTGGCGGCCTTCGTACCGCATTACGGCGAACTCGAACCGTTAGAATGGGTGGAGATTCCCGAGAACTGCAATTGGAAGGTCTCGGTTGAGAATTATTCGGAGTGCTATCACTGCAAGATCAATCACCACACCTTCGCCAATGGCGTGATCAAGCCCGAAACCTATGACATCCAGCCGCAGGGTTACTGCCTGAGGCACACAACGCAGTGCCAGAATCTCGAAAAGATGACCTATTCGGTGGATTTGTCCGCAAACGACCACGCCGGCGATTACTCCTCGTGGTTTCTCTGGCCGATGTTTTCATTCCAGGTCTATCCCGGCAATGTGCTCAACACCTATCACTGGCGTGCCATCGACAGCGAACATGTAATTGTCTGGCGCGGGTGGTACACCAAGGGCGGCGAGGATTCCGACGTCATCCGCCAACTGGCCGTCCAGGACCGGCAGACAACGGTCGAAGAGGACATCCATCTCGTTGAAGCGGTCCATAAGGGGCTGAAAAGCCGCGGCTATAAGCCCGGTCCGCTGGTGCTTGATCCGGCGTCGGGTGTGAATTCCGAACACTCGATCCATGTCCTGCAGCAATGGATGAGAGAAGCCGCCGATGGCTGA
- a CDS encoding MurR/RpiR family transcriptional regulator, producing MNNINVPNPEYSAPTKVLKNLSAALEELTPETRKAAAYVLENPNDVGVSSIREIAEAARVKPNTFVRMARSVGFEGYDDFREPFREEIRRGVVSFPDRARWLQSLARGGELARLYADMAASAIRNIEETFAATDDTAMKAAADAVVASRRTYVLGVGVNSSNARNFTYLADMAVDTIEAIPRPGSVAIDDLARAGPGDVLIAMTCKPYRSEVVEAVSLARRQGLTVIALSDSPASPIVIGSDHAFIVAADTPQFFPSSVSNIALLEALMAFVIADAAPEVISNIERFHERRHTLGIYQPEE from the coding sequence ATGAATAATATAAATGTACCAAACCCAGAGTACTCGGCGCCGACCAAGGTTCTGAAAAACCTTTCCGCCGCACTGGAGGAGCTGACGCCGGAAACCCGCAAGGCTGCGGCCTATGTGCTGGAAAACCCCAATGATGTGGGCGTTTCCTCCATTCGGGAAATCGCTGAGGCAGCGCGGGTCAAGCCGAACACCTTTGTGCGGATGGCCAGATCCGTCGGTTTTGAGGGGTATGACGATTTTCGCGAGCCGTTCCGTGAAGAGATCCGGCGAGGCGTTGTCAGCTTTCCCGACCGTGCCCGCTGGCTGCAATCGCTGGCGCGCGGCGGAGAACTTGCCCGGCTTTATGCGGACATGGCGGCCAGCGCCATCCGCAATATCGAGGAAACATTTGCCGCCACCGATGACACGGCGATGAAAGCAGCAGCCGATGCGGTCGTCGCCTCACGCAGGACCTATGTTCTTGGCGTCGGCGTCAACAGCTCCAATGCCCGAAACTTTACCTATCTGGCGGACATGGCGGTCGACACCATCGAGGCGATCCCGCGTCCTGGAAGCGTCGCTATTGACGATCTGGCGCGGGCCGGACCGGGCGACGTGCTGATCGCCATGACATGCAAACCCTATCGCTCGGAAGTTGTCGAAGCTGTCAGCCTGGCGCGCCGCCAGGGGCTGACAGTGATTGCCCTTTCGGACAGCCCCGCCTCGCCGATCGTGATCGGCAGCGACCATGCATTTATCGTGGCGGCCGATACGCCTCAGTTCTTCCCCTCATCGGTGTCCAACATCGCATTGCTTGAAGCGCTGATGGCCTTTGTCATCGCTGATGCAGCGCCCGAGGTGATCTCCAACATCGAGCGATTTCATGAACGCCGCCACACACTGGGAATTTATCAACCTGAGGAATGA
- a CDS encoding FAD-dependent oxidoreductase, with translation MTELNPVSVPSTARVVIVGGGVMGCGLAYHLAHEGWTDVVLLEKAELTSGSTWHAAGQITHSTSSFGLGKCVDYNIGLYSGKLEAETGQSVTWHGCGSFRLAYDEDEMDWLRHTLSVGRSLGFNIELVGKERIRELHPFYNLDGVLGALHTPDDGHADPSGITQALAAGARQLGVRIIRRCRATDIKQMPNGEWRVSSERGDITCEHVVNAGGTYARQMGEWSGLQLPMTSMTHHYLVTDTVPEFLDLERELPVIRDDQKVSGYIRMEQKSGLIGIYEKENPNTVWEDHCPWEAENELFEADYDRIMPWLENAMERMPALAELGIKREVHGAISHPPDGNPLIGPAPGARNYWCCCGTQIGIGWGPGLTRELARWMVHGAADISMRDYDPCRFGAYADKKWQVTKAREDYCLRHEIPFPHFNRLAGRPVKPSPLYERLKARGAVYEEVYGHERPRWFAKDGVAQKDHYSFRRTAVDDMIEQEVRAVRGSVGIMDISAFTKVEVSGAGAEALLDRLSANRLPQKTGGIVLSHLLNRRGRIELELTIVKLAKERYYLVCAAFFEQRLLDHLERHRTGGNVLINKLSDDWAAISLQGPRSRAVLAENTTVPLDNAHFRWLTAQEIDIAGRPIWAFRMSYCGELGWELHGPRDHILAVYDALWESGKAFGIANYGSFAMNAMRLEKMFKGAGELTNEVTLREADVMRFVKMDKGDFIGKEATQQGLDGDMPWICTYLSIEPDGVVDGHGGEAVLRGGDVVGSTTSVAYGPTVGKILAFAYIKPDAAVPGTALTVLIAGEPRNAVVLGEPAYDSQNQRPRTEAAVSEAAE, from the coding sequence GTGACAGAGCTAAATCCGGTTTCAGTGCCTTCAACCGCGCGCGTGGTCATTGTTGGCGGCGGCGTGATGGGCTGCGGGCTCGCCTATCATCTGGCACATGAGGGCTGGACGGATGTCGTTCTGCTGGAAAAGGCGGAATTGACGTCGGGATCGACCTGGCATGCCGCCGGCCAGATCACCCATTCGACGTCAAGCTTCGGGCTTGGCAAATGTGTTGATTACAATATCGGGCTTTATTCAGGGAAACTGGAGGCTGAGACCGGTCAATCGGTGACCTGGCATGGCTGCGGATCGTTTCGGCTTGCCTATGACGAAGATGAAATGGACTGGCTACGCCATACGCTGAGTGTTGGGCGGTCTCTTGGTTTCAATATCGAGCTGGTCGGCAAAGAGCGGATCCGGGAACTCCATCCATTTTACAATCTCGACGGTGTGCTCGGCGCGCTGCATACGCCCGATGACGGTCATGCCGATCCGTCGGGCATCACGCAGGCGCTGGCGGCCGGCGCTCGCCAGTTGGGCGTGCGGATCATTCGCCGTTGCCGGGCAACCGATATCAAGCAGATGCCAAACGGAGAGTGGCGCGTCTCCTCGGAGCGCGGCGACATCACATGCGAGCATGTGGTCAATGCCGGAGGAACCTATGCGCGCCAGATGGGCGAGTGGAGCGGGCTGCAATTGCCCATGACCTCCATGACGCATCACTACCTTGTCACCGACACGGTTCCGGAATTTCTGGACCTGGAAAGAGAACTGCCGGTCATCAGGGACGACCAAAAGGTTTCCGGTTACATCCGCATGGAGCAGAAATCCGGCCTGATCGGTATCTATGAAAAGGAAAACCCGAACACCGTTTGGGAGGATCACTGCCCCTGGGAGGCGGAAAACGAGCTTTTCGAGGCCGATTATGACCGCATCATGCCGTGGCTGGAAAACGCCATGGAGCGTATGCCTGCTCTGGCGGAACTCGGTATCAAACGGGAGGTTCACGGCGCCATATCGCATCCGCCGGACGGCAATCCTTTGATTGGACCCGCGCCCGGTGCGCGAAATTACTGGTGCTGCTGCGGTACACAGATCGGTATCGGCTGGGGGCCGGGCCTGACACGCGAACTGGCGCGCTGGATGGTGCATGGTGCGGCGGATATCTCGATGCGGGATTACGACCCGTGCCGGTTTGGAGCCTATGCCGACAAAAAATGGCAGGTGACCAAGGCAAGGGAAGACTATTGCCTGAGGCACGAAATTCCGTTTCCGCATTTCAACCGACTGGCCGGCAGACCTGTCAAACCCAGCCCTCTTTATGAGCGCCTCAAGGCAAGGGGTGCCGTTTATGAAGAAGTATACGGGCATGAACGGCCGCGCTGGTTTGCAAAGGACGGCGTCGCGCAAAAGGATCACTATTCCTTCAGGCGCACGGCCGTTGACGACATGATCGAACAGGAGGTCCGAGCGGTCCGTGGTTCCGTCGGAATCATGGATATTTCCGCCTTCACCAAGGTAGAAGTCAGCGGCGCCGGCGCTGAAGCTCTGCTCGACCGTCTGTCGGCAAACAGGCTGCCGCAAAAAACCGGTGGCATCGTGCTCAGCCATCTTTTGAACCGACGCGGGCGTATCGAGCTCGAGCTGACAATCGTTAAGCTGGCCAAGGAACGTTATTACCTGGTTTGTGCGGCATTCTTCGAACAGCGGTTGCTTGATCATCTGGAGCGTCACCGCACCGGGGGGAACGTCCTGATCAACAAGCTGTCGGACGATTGGGCGGCGATCTCCTTGCAGGGGCCCAGATCGCGGGCAGTTCTGGCTGAAAACACCACGGTTCCGTTGGACAATGCGCATTTCCGCTGGCTCACAGCACAGGAAATCGACATTGCAGGCCGCCCGATATGGGCATTCCGTATGTCCTATTGCGGCGAGCTCGGCTGGGAACTCCATGGACCGCGTGACCATATCCTTGCTGTTTATGATGCGCTTTGGGAATCGGGCAAGGCTTTCGGTATCGCCAATTACGGCTCGTTCGCGATGAATGCGATGCGGCTTGAAAAAATGTTCAAGGGCGCCGGTGAATTGACCAATGAGGTAACGCTGCGGGAAGCCGACGTCATGCGATTTGTCAAAATGGACAAGGGCGACTTCATCGGCAAGGAGGCGACGCAGCAAGGACTTGACGGCGACATGCCGTGGATTTGCACTTATCTCTCTATCGAACCTGATGGCGTTGTGGACGGGCATGGCGGAGAAGCCGTGTTGCGCGGCGGCGACGTAGTGGGCTCGACCACCTCCGTTGCCTACGGTCCGACGGTCGGCAAAATCCTTGCTTTTGCCTATATCAAGCCGGATGCCGCCGTGCCCGGCACCGCGCTGACCGTGCTGATTGCGGGTGAACCACGAAACGCCGTCGTACTTGGTGAGCCGGCTTATGATTCTCAAAACCAACGTCCGCGCACGGAAGCGGCCGTTTCGGAGGCAGCCGAATGA